In Mercurialis annua linkage group LG6, ddMerAnnu1.2, whole genome shotgun sequence, the following are encoded in one genomic region:
- the LOC126653817 gene encoding probable inactive purple acid phosphatase 1: protein MIGFRLMLCAIVVILGVIIQEANSHGVQPLSRIAIHKTQFSLNSKAYIKASHSVLGLAGENSEWIKLEYASPNPSSADWIGVFSPANFSASTCTPESSSTRAAPPFLCSAPIKFQYANYSSKGYRYTGKGSLRLQLINQRSDFSFALFSGDFANPKVVALSDRITFADPNAPVYPRLAQGKTWNEMTVTWTSGYDINVAEPFVEWGPKGGNRVRSPAGTLTFTRNSMCGAPARTVGWRDPGFIHTSFLKELWPNVRYTYKLGHKLLNGTYIWSQEYQFRASPYPGQNSLQRVVIFGDMGKDEVDGSNVYNNFQHGALNTTNQLIQDLKDIDIVFHIGDICYATGYISQWDQFTAQVEPIASTVPYMIASGNHERDWPGSGSFYGGSDSGGECGVVAQTMYYVPAENREKFWYSTDYGMFRFCIADTEHDWREGTEQYKFIENCFATVDRQKQPWLIFLAHRVLGYSSATFYADEGSFEEPMGRESLQKLWQKYKVDIAIYGHVHNYERTCPIYQNVCTNKEKHNYKGPLNGTIHVVAGGGGASLADFTPINTTWSYYKDHDYGFVKLTAFDHSNLLFEYKKSSDGKVYDSFNISRDYRDILACTVDSCPSTTMAS, encoded by the exons ATGATAGGATTCAGATTGATGTTATGTGCAATTGTGGTAATTCTTGGTGTTATTATTCAAGAAGCAAATTCACATGGAGTTCAACCCCTTTCAAGAATTGCTATTCATAAGACACAATTTTCTCTTAATAGCAAGGCTTATATTAAAGCCTCTCATTCAGTTCTTGGACTAGCA GGAGAAAATTCAGAGTGGATTAAATTGGAGTATGCTTCTCCAAATCCATCTAGTGCTGATTGGATTGGAGTATTTTCTCCTGCCAATTTCAG TGCTTCCACTTGCACCCCAGAAAGCTCAAGTACAAGAGCTGCACCTCCGTTTTTATGTTCGGCGCCTATCAAG TTTCAGTATGCAAACTACAGTAGCAAAGGGTACCGATACACGGGAAAAGGGTCGCTAAGGCTTCAGTTAATTAATCAGAGATCTGACTTCTCTTTCGCTTTGTTTTCTGGAGATTTTGCAAAT CCAAAGGTAGTGGCTCTGTCAGATAGAATTACTTTTGCAGATCCCAATGCACCTGTTTACCCTCGATTAGCACAAGGAAAGACATGGAATGAA ATGACTGTAACATGGACAAGTGGCTATGATATCAATGTAGCAGAACCTTTTGTTGAATGGGGTCCAAAAGGAGGCAATCGTGTGCGTTCGCCAGCGGGAACGCTGACATTTACCCGTAACAGCATGTGCG GTGCACCAGCAAGGACAGTGGGGTGGCGTGATCCTGGATTTATACACACTAGCTTTTTAAAGGAGTTATGGCCCAATGTTCG GTATACATACAAGCTTGGACATAAGTTGCTCAATGGTACATATATCTGGAGTCAAGAGTACCAGTTTAGAGCATCTCCATATCCTGGTCAAAATTCTCTGCAACGTGTAGTCATTTTTGGCGACATGGGAAAG GACGAAGTTGATGGGTCCAACGTATATAACAATTTTCAGCATGGTGCCCTTAACACTACCAATCAACTTATTCAAGACTTGAAAGACATCGATATAGTCTTCCACATTGGAGACATATGCTATGCAACTGGATACATTTCACAGTGGGACCAATTTACTGCACAGGTTGAGCCTATAGCATCAACTGTTCCTTACATGATTGCAAG TGGTAACCATGAGCGCGATTGGCCCGGATCGGGATCCTTCTATGGTGGCTCGGATTCTGGAGGTGAATGTGGTGTTGTGGCTCAGACAATGTACTATGTCCCTGCTGAGAACAGGGAAAAATTCTG GTACTCTACTGATTATGGAATGTTCCGATTCTGCATAGCCGACACAGAACACGATTGGAGGGAAGGAACAGAACAATATAAGTTTATTGAGAATTGCTTTGCTACTGTAGATAGACAAAAGCAGCCGTGGTTGATATTCCTCGCTCATCGGGTACTAGGTTATTCCTCTGCCACCTTTTACGCAGATGAAGGGTCATTTGAGGAACCGATGGGAAGGGAGAGCCTTCAAAAACTGTGGCAGAAATATAAAGTTGATATAGCCATATATGGCCATGTTCATAATTATGAGAGAACGTGCCCCATTTACCAG AATGTTTGCACCAATAAAGAGAAACACAACTACAAGGGCCCTTTGAACGGAACAATACACGTAGTAGCAGGTGGCGGAGGGGCAAGCCTTGCAGACTTTACCCCTATTAATACCACATGGAGTTACTACAAAGACCATGACTATGGATTCGTAAAACTAACAGCCTTTGACCATTCGAATCTGCTGTTCGAGTACAAGAAGAGCAGCGATGGAAAGGTTTACGATTCGTTCAATATATCTCGGGATTATAGAGACATCTTGGCATGCACGGTTGATAGTTGTCCAAGTACAACAATGGCTTCTTGA